One segment of Balaenoptera ricei isolate mBalRic1 chromosome 8, mBalRic1.hap2, whole genome shotgun sequence DNA contains the following:
- the LOC132369864 gene encoding vitamin D 25-hydroxylase isoform X3 has translation MKMTKMGGLLNSRYGRGWVDHRKLAVNSFRCFGYGQKSFESKILEETKFFIDAIETYNGSPFDFKQLITNAVSNITNLIIFGERFTYEDTDFQHMIELFSENVELATNAAVFLYNAFPWIGILPFGKHQQLFRNAAVVYDFLSRLIEKASINRKPQLPQHFVDAYLDEMDQGKNDPSSTFSKENLIFSVGELIIAGTETTTNVLRWAILFMALYPNIQGQVQKEIDLIIGPSGTPSWDDKCKMPYTEAVLHEVLRFCNIVPLGIFHATSEDAVVRGYSIPKGTTVITNLYSVHFDEKYWRDPEIFYPDRFLDSNGYFAKKEAFVPFSLGRRHCLGEQLARMEMFLFFTTLLQRFHLHFPNELVPNLKPRLGMTLQPQPYLICAERR, from the exons ATGAAGATGACAAAAATGGGAG gcttactCAATTCCAGATATGGCCGAGGATGGGTTGATCACAGAAAATTAGCTGTAAACAGCTTTCGCTGTTTTGGATATGGCCAAAAGTCTTTTGAATCTAAAATCTTAGAAGAAACCAAATTTTTCATTGATGCTATTGAAACATACAATGGTAGCCCTTTTGACTTTAAACAATTAATAACAAATGCCGTTTCAAACATAACCAATCTGATCATTTTTGGAGAACGATTCACTTACGAAGACACTGATTTTCAGCACATGATTGAGTTATTTAGTGAAAATGTGGAACTAGCCACCAACGCCGCAGTCTTCCTCTATAATGCCTTTCCATGGATTGGCATCTTACCTTTTGGAAAACATCAACAACTGTTTAGAAATGCTGCTGTGGTCTATGACTTTCTCTCCAGGCTTATTGAAAAAGCTTCCATCAACAGAAAACCTCAGTTACCTCAGCATTTTGTTGATGCTTATTTAGATGAGATGGATCAAGGTAAAAATGACCCATCATCtactttctccaaagaaaacctGATTTTCTCTGTGGGTGAACTCATCATTGCTGGAACTGAAACTACAACCAATGTGCTACGGTGGGCAATTCTTTTCATGGCCCTTTATCCTAACATTCAAG GACAAGTTCAGAAAGAGATTGATTTAATTATAGGACCCAGTGGGACACCTTCTTGGGATGACAAATGCAAAATGCCTTATACCGAGGCAGTTTTACATGAAGTTTTAAGATTCTGTAATATAGTGCCGTTAGGGATTTTCCATGCAACCTCTGAGGATGCAGTTGTACGTGGTTATTCCATTCCTAAAGGCACAACAGTAATTACAAATCTTTATTCTGTACACTTTGATGAAAAGTATTGGAGAGACCCAGAAATATTCTATCCAGACCGATTTCTGGACAGCAATGGATATTTTGCCAAGAAGGAAGCTTTTGTTCCCTTTTCCCTAG GGAGAAGACATTGTCTTGGAGAACAGCTGGCTCGGATGGAAATGTTCCTGTTTTTTACAACATTGCTTCAGCGATTTCACTTGCATTTTCCAAATGAACTGGTTCCAAATCTGAAGCCCAGGTTAGGCATGACGTTGCAACCCCAGCCCTACCTCATCTGTGCAGAAAGACGCTGA